A genome region from Carya illinoinensis cultivar Pawnee chromosome 2, C.illinoinensisPawnee_v1, whole genome shotgun sequence includes the following:
- the LOC122296810 gene encoding probable vacuolar amino acid transporter YPQ1 isoform X1 — MQFSYCVKEQKPCVRWIEKYFKDCLCNLRDDLSFGFGFISLVCWGVAEIPQIITNFQTKSGHGVSLAFLLTWVVGDVFNLVGCLLEPATLPKQYYTALLYTTSTIALVLQSMYYEHIRRWFKCRQINVNQAAEEDQKKPLRTKSDDPGRIQIPRATPKGSTPRRDQYHFYMSPRSLAGSGTPPFRSYLRAAKSGPSAMEALHNDSSSEDEAAPIPSNKSISRPRPIPRSAAGYGTFLAASVNLPLQTKGLTEAYVGFTARNLLHEQGGENVYGQWLGWLMAAIYMGGRLPQIWLNIKRGSVEGLNPLMFIFALVANATYVASILVRTTEWKKIKANMPWLLDAIVCVALDLLIILQYIYYKNFGRTRSSSINGDNCGDYVEAAASTKAHHVVS; from the exons ATGCAGTTCTCTTACTGTGTAAAGGAGCAGAAGCCCTGTGTGCGCTggattgagaaatattttaaagacTGCCTTTGCAACCTAAGAGATGATTTGTCCTTCGGTTTTGGGTTTATTAGTCTAGTCTGTTGGGGAGTGGCTGAAATCCCACAAATCATCACCAATTTCCAGACGAAGTCCGGCCATGGAGTTTCTCTTGCTTTTCTGCTCACTTGGGTTGTTGG TGATGTTTTTAATCTGGTGGGTTGCCTTCTGGAACCAGCAACG CTGCCTAAACAGTACTACACGGCTCTG CTTTACACTACCAGTACTATAGCCTTGGTATTGCAGAGCATGTACTATGAGCATATCCGCAGATGGTTCAAGTGTCGACAGATCAATGTTAACCAAGCT GCTGAAGAAGATCAGAAAAAACCATTGAGAACTAAATCAGATGATCCAGGCCGTATTCAAATACCTAGAGCTACACCAAAAGGCAGTACTCCACGACGAGATCAGTACCACTTCTACAT GTCTCCCAGATCTTTGGCTGGCAGCGGTACCCCTCCCTTTCGGAGCTATCTCAGGGCGGCCAAGAGCGGTCCTTCAGCCATGGAAGCACTTCACAATGATTCATCGTCTGAGGATGAAGCAGCTCCAATTCCGTCTAACAAGTCTATTAGCCGGCCTAGGCCAATACCAAGATCT GCAGCAGGTTATGGAACATTTCTAGCTGCATCGGTCAACTTGCCGCTACAAACTAAGGGTTTGACAGAAGCATACGTTGGATTCACTGCGAGGAATCTCTTACAT GAACAAGGGGGAGAGAATGTTTATGGGCAATGGTTGGGATGGCTGATGGCTGCTATTTACATGGGCGGTCGACTCCCTCAGATATGGTTAAAT ATTAAAAGGGGGAGTGTAGAG GGCTTGAATCCTCTCATGTTCATTTTTGCACTGGTCGCCAATGCTACTTACGTGGCaag TATTCTCGTAAGGACTACTGAATGGAAAAAAATCAAAGCTAATATGCCTTGGTTGCTGGATGCTATAGTATGCGTGGCGCTTGACTTATTG ATCATACTGCAGTATATCTATTACAAAAACTTTGGGAGGACAAGATCATCAAGTATTAATGGAGATAATTGTGGAGACTACGTGGAAGCTGCTGCAAGTACTAAAGCTCATCATGTTGTTTCTTAA
- the LOC122296810 gene encoding probable vacuolar amino acid transporter YPQ1 isoform X2: protein MQFSYCVKEQKPCVRWIEKYFKDCLCNLRDDLSFGFGFISLVCWGVAEIPQIITNFQTKSGHGVSLAFLLTWVVGDVFNLVGCLLEPATLPKQYYTALLYTTSTIALVLQSMYYEHIRRWFKCRQINVNQAAEEDQKKPLRTKSDDPGRIQIPRATPKGSTPRRDQYHFYMSPRSLAGSGTPPFRSYLRAAKSGPSAMEALHNDSSSEDEAAPIPSNKSISRPRPIPRSAAGYGTFLAASVNLPLQTKGLTEAYVGFTARNLLHEQGGENVYGQWLGWLMAAIYMGGRLPQIWLNIKRGSVEGLNPLMFIFALVANATYVASILVRTTEWKKIKANMPWLLDAIIILQYIYYKNFGRTRSSSINGDNCGDYVEAAASTKAHHVVS from the exons ATGCAGTTCTCTTACTGTGTAAAGGAGCAGAAGCCCTGTGTGCGCTggattgagaaatattttaaagacTGCCTTTGCAACCTAAGAGATGATTTGTCCTTCGGTTTTGGGTTTATTAGTCTAGTCTGTTGGGGAGTGGCTGAAATCCCACAAATCATCACCAATTTCCAGACGAAGTCCGGCCATGGAGTTTCTCTTGCTTTTCTGCTCACTTGGGTTGTTGG TGATGTTTTTAATCTGGTGGGTTGCCTTCTGGAACCAGCAACG CTGCCTAAACAGTACTACACGGCTCTG CTTTACACTACCAGTACTATAGCCTTGGTATTGCAGAGCATGTACTATGAGCATATCCGCAGATGGTTCAAGTGTCGACAGATCAATGTTAACCAAGCT GCTGAAGAAGATCAGAAAAAACCATTGAGAACTAAATCAGATGATCCAGGCCGTATTCAAATACCTAGAGCTACACCAAAAGGCAGTACTCCACGACGAGATCAGTACCACTTCTACAT GTCTCCCAGATCTTTGGCTGGCAGCGGTACCCCTCCCTTTCGGAGCTATCTCAGGGCGGCCAAGAGCGGTCCTTCAGCCATGGAAGCACTTCACAATGATTCATCGTCTGAGGATGAAGCAGCTCCAATTCCGTCTAACAAGTCTATTAGCCGGCCTAGGCCAATACCAAGATCT GCAGCAGGTTATGGAACATTTCTAGCTGCATCGGTCAACTTGCCGCTACAAACTAAGGGTTTGACAGAAGCATACGTTGGATTCACTGCGAGGAATCTCTTACAT GAACAAGGGGGAGAGAATGTTTATGGGCAATGGTTGGGATGGCTGATGGCTGCTATTTACATGGGCGGTCGACTCCCTCAGATATGGTTAAAT ATTAAAAGGGGGAGTGTAGAG GGCTTGAATCCTCTCATGTTCATTTTTGCACTGGTCGCCAATGCTACTTACGTGGCaag TATTCTCGTAAGGACTACTGAATGGAAAAAAATCAAAGCTAATATGCCTTGGTTGCTGGATGCTATA ATCATACTGCAGTATATCTATTACAAAAACTTTGGGAGGACAAGATCATCAAGTATTAATGGAGATAATTGTGGAGACTACGTGGAAGCTGCTGCAAGTACTAAAGCTCATCATGTTGTTTCTTAA